Proteins from one Podospora pseudoanserina strain CBS 124.78 chromosome 1, whole genome shotgun sequence genomic window:
- a CDS encoding hypothetical protein (EggNog:ENOG503NZRJ; COG:J; COG:O), with translation MSSAAFSYAQAARGQAPTQLNTQVASSPAPSTVDSNVKDDVSTGNSSVTAPSVTSNIALDAEQSIQPDSENGTAKVSADTASQTTPTSTVVPTADIEEKKEQGSANVNSQQQSDARSSRSASRTSRRNDNGENKKGRKGKKSRGQDKEAEQQEEAAEKQAEKPVYTEAAIPSVNPWLKRAEGLQSKTQTASTADAAETKISEAAEAQPVVNDVNGDKAAHKKQPDSRAAEQAPRRNAPRGARANDKEEKTSVTLPSVADASAWPEPKATAAAVKEQQPTRKSVEKTENSAKEGQDEAAPKKKDWKKLEISHSVVFETQLPTPRSSKPRGGARGGRESGSMRGNLNGSATSPTAAGPAAEKAVPAGGAPGPRATARPREGSLPARSVGQNQTASPTKRGSADASTQDQQKPAASASNEQPREKTQSSSRRYTKDIRTENGQLSTEGGSTPVRPFPQERVNGFHPKDGAQGNVNGHHYPVRENRPERGRGGYRGRGGHNGAGAHATGSAGFQVNGHYPTQNGFHGHSHSRQAHSAQSPPPFNGQFPQTFPNQGRGRGKWNGANQHSPRGNHMSAGYPPKSANPVHDFQAPVYPPVMYPYGPEAMIKNQVEFYFSLDNLCKDYFLRKMMDGQGFVRLEAIANFPRVQQLTTDLNVLRYACLHLENVEFVVGDDNIERLRSGDARRATFILPEDQREPASRHDGPANFRVMNSQNPYASFGAMAPPMMGYSQYPDGHMYQPEFMPRAHNEFAVNGNGAVNGYHHYPHDSQLSAGVPAFAPPEEPVSLESMTKFSDSHVDNLVIVLGAKDSEETAAAVAGYVANGNTQDGSEPTIVWIQETQPEKHERQPYHEIRKTALERRQGAQAGEVPEEMQNLYRFWSEFLLSNFNAKVYEEFRNLAFEDASSSIPATAGLKTLLGFYDKLLLDTSVPKPWPSHRAFPLVLTEHLQAAKDLDQKTQPHVVI, from the exons TCAACAGTTGACTCCAATGTCAAGGACGATGTATCAACTGGCAACTCGTCTGTGACTGCCCCTTCTGTCACCTCCAACATTGCCCTGGACGCCGAGCAGAGCATCCAGCCAGATTCTGAGAATGGGACAGCCAAGGTCTCTGCCGATACTGCCTCGCAGACTACCCCAACATCCACGGTTGTGCCGACAGCCGAcatcgaggagaagaaggagcaggggAGCGCCAACGTCAActcacagcagcagtcagATGCGAGAAGCTCGAGGTCAGCCAGCAGGACATCCAGGAGGAATGACAATGGAGAGAACAAGAAGGGAcgcaagggcaagaagtcGCGGGGTCAGGAtaaggaggccgagcagcaagaggaggctgccgagaagCAGGCCGAGAAGCCTGTGTACACAGAAGCCGCCATTCCTTCTGTCAATCCTTGGTTGAAGCGTGCCGAGGGACTCCAGTCCAAGACTCAGACTGCCTCAACGGCTGATGCTGCCGAAACCAAGATTTctgaggctgctgaggctCAGCCTGTGGTGAACGATGTCAATGGAGACAAAGCTGCCCACAAGAAGCAACCAGATTCCCGGGCTGCTGAACAGGCCCCCCGCAGAAACGCCCCCCGAGGTGCTCGTGCCAAcgacaaggaggagaagactTCGGTGACGTTGCCATCGGTCGCTGATGCTTCTGCCTGGCCGGAACCTAAggccactgctgctgccgtcaaGGAGCAGCAACCCACTCGCAAGTCAGTTGAGAAGACTGAGAACTCAGCAAAGGAGGGCCAAGATGAGGCGgctcccaagaagaaggactggaagaagctcgagatcAGCCACTCTGTCGTTTTTGAGACACAGCTGCCTACTCCTCGCAGCTCGAAACCCCGCGGTGGGGCTCGCGGTGGTCGTGAGTCTGGTTCCATGCGGGGCAACCTCAATGGTTCCGCTACATCACCTACTGCCGCTGGTCCTGCTGCCGAGAAGGCTGTCCCAGCCGGAGGTGCTCCTGGTCCTCGTGCCACCGCTCGGCCCCGTGAGGGCAGTCTGCCAGCTCGCTCCGTTGGGCAGAACCAGACCGCCTCACCTACCAAGCGTGGCTCCGCTGATGCCAGTACTCAGGACCAGCAGAAGCCTGCTGCTTCCGCTAGTAATGAACAACCTCGTGAGAAGACCCAATCT TCATCCAGAAGATATACCAAGGACATCCGCACTGAGAACGGCCAGCTGAGTACTGAGGGTGGATCAACCCCAGTTCGTCCTTTTCCCCAGGAACGGGTCAACGGCTTCCACCCCAAGGACGGTGCTCAGGGCAATGTCAATGGACACCATTACCCTGTTCGCGAGAACCGCCCAGAGCGCGGTCGCGGTGGCTATCGGGGCCGTGGCGGCCACAATGGTGCTGGCGCTCATGCCACCGGGTCTGCAGGCTTCCAGGTCAACGGACATTATCCCACACAGAACGGGTTCCATGGCCACTCGCACTCTCGTCAAGCACACTCTGCCCAGAGCCCCCCGCCGTTCAATGGCCAGTTTCCCCAAACTTTCCCCAACCAGGGCAGGGGCCGCGGCAAATGGAACGGGGCGAACCAACATAGCCCTCGTGGCAACCACATGAGCGCCGGTTATCCTCCCAAGTCGGCCAATCCCGTACATGATTTCCAGGCCCCAGTCTACCCGCCTGTCATGTACCCGTATGGCCCTGAGGCTATGATCAAGAACCAGGTAGAGTTCTACTTTTCCCTCGACAACTTGTGCAAAGACTACTTCTTGCGcaagatgatggatgggcagGGATTTGTGCGCCTTGAGGCCATTGCCAACTTCCCCCGTGTGCAGCAGCTGACTACAGACCTCAACGTCCTGCGCTACGCTTGCTTGCACCTGGAGAATGTCGAGTTCgtcgttggtgatgacaaTATTGAGAGGCTCCGGTCTGGCGACGCCAGAAGGGCTACTTTCATTCTGCCTGAAGACCAACGTGAGCCTGCTTCCAGGCATGATGGGCCTGCCAATTTCCGGGTCATGAACAGTCAAAACCCTTATGCCTCCTTTGGCGCCATGGCTCCGCCTATGATGGGCTACTCTCAGTACCCTGACGGACACATGTACCAGCCTGAATTTATGCCCAGAGCTCACAACGAGTTCGCTGTCAACGGCAATGGTGCGGTGAACGGTTATCATCACTACCCCCATGATTCCCAGCTTTCCGCTGGTGTTCCTGCGTTTGCCCCCCCAGAGGAGCCTGTGTCTCTGGAGAGCATGACTAAGTTCTCAGACTCCCATGTTGATAATCTTGTCATTGTCCTGGGTGCCAAGGATAGCGAAgagactgctgctgctgtcgcgGGTTATGTTGCCAACGGTAACACCCAGGACGGCTCTGAGCCTACCATTGTGTGGATCCAGGAGACTCAACCTGAGAAGCATGAGCGTCAACCATATCACGAAATCCGCAAGACTGCTCTCGAACGCCGCCAAGGGGCTCAGGCCGGTGAGGTTCCAGAGGAGATGCAGAACCTCTACCGCTTCTGGTCAGAGTTTCTCCTTAGCAATTTCAACGCCAAAGTATATGAGGAGTTCAGAAACTTGGCTTTTGAGGATGCCTCCAGCTCAATTCCCGCGACTGCCGGGCTCAAGACCCTTCTTGGCTTTTATGACAAGCTCTTGTTGGACACGTCTGTCCCCAAGCCATGGCCGAGCCATCGGGCGTTCCCTCTCGTTCTGACCGAGCACCTTCAGGCGGCCAAGGATCTCGATCAGAAGACACAGCCTCACGTTGTCATCTAG